One stretch of Hallerella porci DNA includes these proteins:
- a CDS encoding leucine-rich repeat domain-containing protein: MNILEVIAKAKAEKAKKLDLSDLHLRLLPQELFALEDLEELILDQNLLVELPDEIGRLKNLKSLSVSENDLMEIPETVAELSQLENLYLGYNSLSELPSALGKLTHLKKVNIARNQLLDLPDSIGNWTQVEKISIHDNMLAKIPNTIGKLTNLEKLYLDNNELSSLPESIGDLKNLEVLMVSGNNLTSIPKSLGNLQNLHELVLDENELDSIPESLADCASLKALSVLNNPLSGNLPEALTAKLELHIDA; encoded by the coding sequence ATGAACATTCTTGAAGTGATTGCAAAAGCGAAAGCCGAAAAGGCGAAAAAGTTAGATCTTTCAGACCTGCACTTGCGCTTGCTTCCGCAGGAATTGTTTGCGCTCGAAGATTTGGAAGAACTCATCTTGGACCAAAATCTTTTGGTGGAACTCCCCGACGAAATCGGTCGCTTGAAAAATCTGAAAAGTCTTTCGGTCAGCGAAAATGATTTAATGGAAATTCCCGAAACTGTCGCCGAACTTTCGCAGTTAGAAAATCTGTATCTCGGTTACAACAGCCTTTCGGAACTTCCGTCTGCACTGGGAAAACTCACCCATTTGAAAAAGGTGAACATCGCCCGCAATCAGCTTTTGGATTTGCCGGATTCCATTGGCAATTGGACGCAAGTCGAAAAGATTTCTATCCACGATAATATGCTCGCAAAAATTCCAAACACGATTGGAAAGTTGACGAATTTGGAAAAGCTTTATTTGGATAACAATGAACTTTCCTCACTTCCGGAAAGCATTGGCGATTTGAAAAATCTCGAAGTGTTAATGGTCTCGGGAAATAATTTGACGTCGATTCCGAAATCTCTCGGCAATTTGCAGAATTTGCACGAACTCGTTTTGGATGAAAACGAATTGGATTCTATTCCCGAATCTCTCGCAGACTGTGCGTCTCTAAAAGCGCTCTCGGTTTTGAATAATCCGCTTTCGGGAAATCTCCCCGAAGCATTAACCGCAAAATTAGAATTGCATATCGACGCTTAA
- a CDS encoding S41 family peptidase, which produces MKILLVILFVIVWVGCSTDTVSNATPMITKTGDKEFNYAYTFLYYYYYLAEDELKSSDYYLTNPDTVIDKEEYADYADVYCMFREMSDLMTQYFPPDLFQKVNQAITTSPVNTKSFGMELDENLRVKYVYRFGPAATAEMKRGDQILAVDSTFFSTDSTDFTEQYQSVLQKKTTDDFDFTILRGKDTLKISMTREDVISPTVYVDSIDNIPIIRVTEFTPITNGFQNDGSAEEFEAALKETDGAKSTVLDLRGNPGGSTELCTRMAMDLLPAGDTAFIQLEWKPKGTERSIQASYFVNDKDGLGSGRYYVLLLDGNSASCAEIFATAITSNLKAPIVGETSFGKGIGQVYSKTPEKGYAVATSMLLFDKDSVSYHMFGLEPDFTIKNADSALTTAVKIAKERKEKRTAGYSERVNSYWLRVKRKAPESVEERLRDWTRGLAIQEVSVE; this is translated from the coding sequence ATGAAAATTCTTCTCGTCATTTTATTCGTTATCGTTTGGGTGGGATGTTCGACCGACACGGTTTCTAACGCCACTCCGATGATAACGAAAACGGGTGACAAAGAATTTAATTACGCTTATACATTTCTCTATTATTACTATTACCTCGCTGAGGACGAATTAAAAAGTTCGGATTATTATTTGACAAATCCGGACACGGTGATTGACAAAGAAGAATACGCAGATTATGCGGACGTCTATTGTATGTTCCGCGAAATGTCGGATTTGATGACGCAATATTTTCCGCCGGATTTATTCCAAAAAGTGAATCAGGCGATTACGACATCACCTGTGAACACGAAATCTTTCGGCATGGAATTGGATGAAAATTTGCGGGTGAAATATGTTTACCGTTTTGGTCCTGCAGCGACTGCCGAGATGAAACGCGGCGATCAAATTTTAGCGGTGGACAGCACATTTTTCAGCACCGATTCGACGGATTTCACCGAGCAATATCAAAGCGTTTTGCAAAAGAAAACGACGGATGATTTTGATTTTACCATTCTCCGCGGAAAGGATACATTAAAAATTTCGATGACGCGCGAAGATGTGATTTCACCGACGGTTTATGTGGATTCAATCGATAACATTCCGATTATTCGGGTGACGGAATTTACGCCGATTACGAATGGTTTTCAAAATGATGGCTCCGCAGAAGAATTTGAAGCGGCATTAAAAGAAACGGACGGTGCAAAATCCACCGTTCTCGATTTGCGCGGAAATCCGGGTGGCTCTACAGAGCTTTGCACGCGGATGGCGATGGATTTGCTCCCCGCGGGCGATACAGCGTTTATTCAGTTAGAGTGGAAGCCCAAAGGAACGGAGCGTTCAATTCAGGCGAGTTATTTTGTGAACGACAAAGATGGATTAGGAAGCGGGCGCTATTATGTTTTGCTTCTCGATGGTAATAGCGCAAGTTGTGCAGAAATTTTTGCGACGGCAATTACTTCGAATTTAAAAGCGCCGATTGTGGGAGAAACTTCTTTTGGGAAAGGAATCGGCCAAGTTTACAGCAAGACGCCGGAAAAAGGTTATGCGGTGGCGACAAGTATGTTGCTTTTTGATAAAGACAGTGTTTCGTATCACATGTTTGGTCTTGAACCTGATTTTACAATTAAAAATGCGGATTCAGCGCTCACGACTGCGGTAAAAATTGCAAAAGAACGAAAAGAAAAACGGACAGCGGGCTATAGCGAAAGAGTAAATTCGTATTGGTTGCGGGTAAAGCGAAAAGCGCCGGAATCAGTTGAAGAACGCCTTCGCGATTGGACTCGCGGTTTAGCCATTCAAGAAGTCTCTGTGGAATAA
- a CDS encoding MBL fold metallo-hydrolase, whose translation MLWLQKFLLFLLLILMSGILSCAEKSAGEVSLENLPLHHLPDGHFRNTDTLTEPIRDTMEVDSLVPTERTQLRPLPIFRGGEEIWADSSASSVTWIGHSTYCIKLKKLSILADPIFSERASPVQFFFGPKRGSPPGRALDSLPNVDLVLISHDHYDHLDRGSIKDIYKKWPACYFAVPLKVAAILEDWGIPKSQIIELDWWESRILSWKNLQDKLTLTFVPAHHTSRRGAFKSSRNATLWGGWMLEFEKKKLWFAGDIAMGDGSYYKEIAKKFAPVDVAFLPIGSYKPSRYTRVHVSPRQAAQLHQLVQSKKSFAMHWGTFSMVYERMDDPPKDLARAKKELQIPENDFIIPGLGEIVQIFVYSNLEQKNAP comes from the coding sequence ATGCTTTGGCTGCAAAAATTTTTGCTTTTTCTTTTGCTGATTTTGATGAGCGGGATTTTATCTTGTGCCGAAAAATCAGCGGGAGAAGTTTCTCTCGAAAATTTACCGCTGCATCATTTACCGGATGGACATTTTCGAAATACAGATACTTTAACCGAGCCGATTCGCGATACGATGGAAGTGGATTCTTTGGTGCCAACAGAGCGGACGCAGCTGCGACCGCTGCCGATCTTTCGCGGGGGCGAAGAAATTTGGGCGGATAGCTCTGCTTCTTCGGTGACTTGGATTGGGCACAGCACCTATTGCATTAAACTCAAAAAACTCAGCATTTTAGCGGATCCGATTTTTAGCGAGCGCGCTTCTCCTGTGCAATTTTTCTTTGGTCCGAAACGCGGATCGCCGCCGGGACGCGCCTTGGATTCGCTCCCGAATGTCGATTTGGTTTTAATCTCGCACGATCATTACGATCATCTCGACCGCGGAAGCATCAAAGACATTTATAAAAAATGGCCCGCTTGTTATTTTGCGGTGCCGCTAAAAGTCGCAGCGATTTTAGAAGACTGGGGAATTCCCAAGTCGCAAATTATCGAACTCGATTGGTGGGAATCGAGAATTCTTTCGTGGAAAAATTTGCAAGATAAATTGACTCTGACATTTGTTCCGGCACATCACACAAGTCGGCGCGGCGCATTTAAATCGAGCCGCAACGCGACTCTTTGGGGCGGTTGGATGCTTGAATTTGAAAAGAAAAAACTTTGGTTCGCGGGCGATATTGCGATGGGCGACGGTTCTTATTACAAGGAAATTGCGAAAAAATTTGCGCCCGTCGACGTTGCCTTTTTGCCCATCGGCAGTTACAAGCCTTCGCGTTATACGCGTGTGCACGTGAGCCCAAGACAAGCCGCACAACTTCACCAGCTAGTGCAGTCAAAGAAAAGTTTTGCAATGCATTGGGGAACTTTTAGCATGGTTTACGAAAGAATGGACGATCCGCCGAAGGATTTGGCGCGGGCAAAAAAGGAATTGCAGATTCCGGAAAATGATTTTATTATCCCCGGGCTCGGTGAAATCGTGCAAATCTTCGTCTATTCCAATCTGGAACAGAAAAATGCGCCATAA
- a CDS encoding AIPR family protein, producing MDLSKAQERRLSFVASLLSLNPNDPTDRIKALRHMNLDEEGCFHGFQYSQGFLEIFIFIDETTPLEKVMHNLAHDLKQLQIAVFRTSDPDNPFFMSLREEADPWDVIKMDAPDAEEGADQPASRPYMETLEITVLRTLSSRYVTDAEMERTLKDMRRKLGIWKSDVRAKLEIRAEHDDLAKDFRNNDDKLDIVMQDEPLHVTSKSGELFVGFCPIRTIFDYHQTLGKRLKTKHNMAIVSSNIRTYLGNLTHTNAALIDAFQEMEKANDASDFPFLHNGMTLTGDDLRLKDRDGKKVLQIERPKIINGAQSLFTYESYYKKSKNPVNPFVLVKVVVPYPDAESFLRQVTMANNRQNPVFSYHLRAADDLQFFIWQRYQEEGFTYVYKDGVRLKARTRKLEVRMRPELAKTLFMMDGKISESRSSDCIFDKESLYQHCFGAFLRVAPDKERDFVRKTIAFTKAWQLLTRLPIKIRNVVPGKGVSIEANDGNPLTKITWNGRLEDKFLFRSAVRDVVVAIALRHWLVYGNPIQDFEYLVNNELDFNESLLKYASRIYSDYLKAILVNEFKDNKDYYDTITTIDKDSGENVERRLWKGFGTTATYEKIMQLLVAKDKAWEKCVGDIDIFLK from the coding sequence ATGGACTTATCGAAAGCTCAAGAACGTCGTCTTTCTTTTGTGGCGAGTTTGCTCAGCCTGAACCCAAACGATCCTACTGACCGCATTAAAGCGTTGCGGCACATGAATTTGGACGAAGAAGGTTGTTTCCACGGTTTCCAATACTCTCAAGGTTTTCTCGAAATTTTCATTTTCATTGACGAAACGACCCCGCTCGAAAAGGTGATGCACAATTTGGCTCACGATTTGAAGCAGCTTCAAATTGCGGTTTTCCGCACGAGCGATCCGGACAATCCGTTCTTTATGTCTCTCCGCGAAGAAGCAGATCCGTGGGATGTGATTAAAATGGATGCGCCCGATGCCGAAGAAGGCGCAGACCAGCCGGCGAGCCGTCCGTATATGGAAACTCTCGAAATTACCGTGCTTCGCACTCTTTCGAGTCGCTATGTTACCGATGCGGAAATGGAACGCACTTTAAAAGATATGCGTCGCAAACTCGGCATTTGGAAGTCCGATGTCCGCGCTAAATTGGAAATTCGCGCAGAACACGATGATTTGGCGAAAGATTTCCGCAATAACGATGACAAACTCGACATTGTGATGCAAGATGAACCGCTGCATGTGACGAGCAAAAGCGGCGAACTTTTCGTGGGATTCTGCCCGATTCGCACGATTTTTGATTATCATCAGACTTTGGGAAAGCGTCTCAAAACGAAGCATAATATGGCTATCGTTTCGAGCAACATTCGTACTTACCTAGGCAATTTGACGCATACAAATGCAGCGCTCATCGATGCGTTCCAAGAAATGGAAAAGGCAAATGACGCAAGCGATTTCCCGTTTTTGCATAACGGGATGACGTTAACCGGCGACGATTTGCGCTTAAAAGATCGCGATGGCAAAAAAGTGCTGCAAATTGAACGCCCGAAGATTATTAACGGTGCGCAATCCCTTTTCACCTACGAAAGCTATTATAAAAAGAGCAAGAATCCGGTAAATCCGTTTGTGTTGGTGAAGGTCGTTGTGCCGTATCCCGATGCAGAATCGTTCTTGCGTCAGGTGACGATGGCGAATAACCGTCAGAATCCGGTGTTCAGTTATCATTTGCGCGCCGCCGACGATTTGCAATTCTTCATTTGGCAGCGTTACCAAGAAGAAGGCTTCACTTATGTTTACAAAGATGGTGTGCGTTTGAAAGCGCGTACCCGTAAACTTGAAGTGCGTATGCGCCCCGAACTGGCGAAGACTCTCTTTATGATGGACGGAAAAATTTCCGAAAGTCGTTCGAGCGATTGCATTTTCGATAAAGAAAGTTTGTATCAGCATTGCTTCGGCGCATTCCTCCGCGTTGCTCCGGATAAAGAACGCGACTTTGTGCGCAAAACGATTGCGTTTACAAAAGCTTGGCAGCTTCTCACGCGTCTTCCGATTAAAATCCGCAATGTGGTTCCGGGCAAAGGCGTTTCGATTGAAGCAAATGACGGAAACCCGTTGACGAAAATTACATGGAATGGCCGTTTGGAAGATAAATTCCTCTTCCGCAGCGCAGTCCGCGATGTCGTTGTGGCAATTGCACTTCGCCACTGGCTCGTTTATGGTAATCCGATTCAAGACTTTGAATATTTGGTGAACAACGAATTAGACTTTAACGAATCGCTTTTGAAATATGCTTCTCGCATTTACAGCGATTATTTGAAGGCTATTTTGGTGAACGAATTCAAGGATAACAAGGATTACTACGATACGATTACGACGATTGACAAAGACTCGGGCGAAAACGTAGAACGTCGCTTGTGGAAAGGCTTCGGAACGACAGCAACTTATGAAAAAATCATGCAGTTGCTCGTGGCGAAGGATAAAGCTTGGGAAAAGTGCGTCGGCGATATCGACATTTTCCTTAAGTAA